The following coding sequences are from one Ancylobacter sp. TS-1 window:
- a CDS encoding glycine--tRNA ligase subunit alpha, which translates to MIDPALPPHMRPDKSFQGLILALHAFWADKGCVVLQPYDMEVGAGTFHPATTLRALGPLPWKAAYVQPSRRPKDGRYGENPNRLQHYYQYQVILKPSPSNLQELYLASLEAIGIDLRLHDVRFVEDDWESPTLGAWGLGWECWCDGMEVSQFTYFQQVAGFECAPVAGELTYGLERLAMYVQGVENVYDLNFNGREGDEKVTYGDVFLQAEQEYSRHNFEHADTAMLFEQFRMAEAAAAKYLEAGWEDGTKARHLMAQPAYDQCIKASHVFNLLDARGVISVTERQSYILRVRELAKACGAAWLATAAGGAPPA; encoded by the coding sequence ATGATCGATCCCGCTCTGCCGCCCCATATGCGCCCCGACAAATCGTTCCAGGGGCTCATTCTCGCGCTCCATGCCTTCTGGGCGGACAAGGGCTGCGTCGTGCTCCAGCCTTACGACATGGAAGTCGGCGCCGGCACCTTCCATCCCGCCACCACGCTGCGCGCGCTCGGGCCGCTGCCGTGGAAGGCCGCCTATGTGCAGCCTTCGCGCCGGCCCAAGGACGGGCGCTATGGCGAGAACCCGAACCGGCTGCAGCATTATTACCAGTATCAGGTGATCCTGAAGCCCTCGCCGTCCAACTTGCAGGAGCTCTATCTCGCCTCGCTGGAGGCCATCGGCATCGATTTGCGCCTGCACGATGTGCGCTTCGTCGAGGACGACTGGGAGAGCCCGACGCTCGGCGCCTGGGGGCTGGGCTGGGAGTGCTGGTGCGACGGCATGGAGGTGAGCCAGTTCACCTATTTCCAGCAGGTCGCCGGTTTTGAGTGCGCGCCGGTGGCGGGCGAACTGACCTATGGGCTGGAGCGCCTCGCCATGTATGTGCAGGGGGTCGAGAACGTCTACGACCTCAATTTCAACGGCCGCGAGGGCGACGAGAAGGTCACCTATGGCGACGTGTTCCTGCAGGCCGAGCAGGAATATTCCCGGCACAATTTCGAGCATGCCGACACGGCCATGCTGTTCGAGCAGTTCCGCATGGCGGAAGCTGCGGCGGCGAAATATCTGGAAGCCGGCTGGGAAGATGGCACCAAAGCCCGCCATCTGATGGCCCAGCCGGCCTATGACCAGTGCATCAAGGCCAGCCACGTCTTCAACCTGCTGGACGCGCGCGGGGTGATCTCCGTCACCGAGCGCCAGAGCTACATTCTGCGGGTGCGCGAACTCGCCAAGGCCTGCGGCGCCGCCTGGCTGGCCACCGCCGCCGGCGGGGCGCCGCCGGCCTGA
- the glyS gene encoding glycine--tRNA ligase subunit beta, with translation MPDLLLELFCEEIPARMQAGAAESLRKLVTDALVERGLVYEGAKAFVTPRRLALAVHGLPAQQPDTHEERKGPRVGAPQGAIDGFLKAAGLSSLDQASIESDPKKGEFYVARIHKHGRPTPEVVAEIVPAVIRAFPWPKSMRWGKGSTSPNALRWVRPLQSILCTFGPETEEPEIVRFEVDGLASGDTTRGHRFLSEGTIRVRRLDDWMAKLEAAFVVVDRERRKDIILNDAKDLALAQGLELVEDAGLLDEISGLVEWPVVLMGAFEQSFLDVPDEVIRATIRANQKCFVLKDPKTGRLANRFILVSNLKASDGGKAIVAGNERVIRARLSDAKFFWETDKRTNATVPLSERLEKFANVTFHQELGSQFERINRIARLAKALAPMVGADPELAERAARYAKSDLRTEVVGEFPEVQGLMGRYYAELEGLPPEIAAAAEEHYKPQGPTDVVPTAPVSVAVALADKLDTLVGFWAINEKPTGSKDPYALRRAALGVVRLVLENGLRLSLIKLMAHSLRLHFRTWHASALTTRLEVLKALSAVRGAETIAFPLSLQLGSLWESQKDQRSAEEFELFSSIGTSLLSFFADRLKVHLREAGARHDLVDAVFALEGQDDLLLVVKRVEALGRFLATEDGKNLLAGTKRAANILRIEEKKDGVSYEGGVDMVLLHEPEERALADAIAALGPQIEQALAREDFEAAMGFIARLRAPVDAFFDKVTVNAEDRELRANRLRLLADIRRTTRAIADFDRIEG, from the coding sequence ATGCCCGATCTCCTGCTCGAACTGTTCTGCGAAGAAATTCCCGCCCGCATGCAGGCCGGCGCGGCGGAAAGCCTGCGCAAGCTCGTCACCGATGCGCTGGTGGAGCGGGGCCTCGTCTATGAGGGCGCCAAGGCTTTTGTGACCCCGCGCCGGCTGGCGCTGGCCGTGCACGGCCTGCCGGCGCAGCAGCCGGACACGCATGAGGAGCGCAAGGGCCCGCGCGTCGGCGCCCCGCAAGGCGCCATCGACGGCTTCCTCAAGGCGGCGGGGCTTTCCTCGCTCGACCAGGCCAGCATCGAGAGCGACCCGAAGAAGGGCGAGTTCTACGTCGCCCGCATCCACAAGCACGGCCGGCCGACGCCGGAGGTGGTCGCCGAGATCGTGCCCGCCGTCATCCGCGCCTTCCCCTGGCCGAAGTCGATGCGCTGGGGCAAGGGCTCGACCAGCCCGAACGCGCTGCGCTGGGTGCGCCCGCTGCAGTCGATCCTGTGCACCTTCGGCCCGGAGACCGAGGAGCCGGAAATCGTGCGCTTCGAGGTCGACGGGCTCGCCTCCGGCGACACCACGCGCGGCCACCGCTTCCTCTCCGAGGGCACGATCCGCGTGCGCCGGCTCGATGACTGGATGGCCAAGCTCGAAGCCGCCTTCGTGGTGGTGGACCGCGAACGGCGCAAGGACATCATCCTCAACGACGCCAAGGACCTTGCGCTGGCGCAGGGACTGGAGCTGGTCGAGGATGCCGGCCTGCTCGACGAGATTTCCGGCCTCGTGGAATGGCCCGTCGTGCTGATGGGCGCCTTCGAGCAGAGCTTCCTCGATGTGCCGGACGAGGTGATCCGCGCCACCATCCGCGCCAACCAGAAATGCTTCGTGCTCAAGGACCCGAAGACCGGGCGCCTCGCCAACCGCTTCATCCTGGTCTCGAACCTGAAGGCCAGCGACGGCGGCAAGGCCATCGTGGCGGGCAATGAGCGCGTCATCCGCGCCCGCCTGTCGGACGCCAAGTTCTTCTGGGAGACCGACAAGCGCACCAATGCCACGGTGCCGTTGAGCGAGCGTCTGGAGAAATTCGCCAACGTCACGTTCCATCAAGAACTTGGCTCGCAGTTCGAGCGCATCAATAGGATCGCGCGGCTGGCGAAGGCGCTGGCGCCGATGGTCGGCGCCGACCCGGAGCTGGCCGAGCGCGCGGCGCGTTACGCCAAGTCCGATCTGCGCACGGAAGTCGTGGGCGAGTTCCCCGAGGTGCAGGGGCTGATGGGCCGCTATTACGCGGAACTGGAAGGCCTGCCGCCCGAGATCGCTGCCGCAGCGGAAGAGCACTACAAGCCGCAGGGTCCGACCGATGTGGTGCCGACCGCCCCGGTTTCCGTCGCGGTGGCGCTGGCCGACAAGCTGGACACGCTGGTCGGCTTCTGGGCCATCAATGAGAAGCCGACCGGCTCGAAGGACCCCTACGCCCTGCGCCGTGCCGCGCTGGGCGTGGTGCGGCTCGTGCTGGAGAACGGGCTGCGGCTCAGCTTAATTAAGTTGATGGCGCACAGTCTGCGTCTACATTTCAGGACTTGGCATGCAAGTGCTCTGACAACCCGACTTGAGGTCCTTAAAGCGCTATCTGCTGTGCGCGGTGCCGAGACAATCGCGTTTCCTCTTTCGCTCCAGCTAGGCAGTCTGTGGGAGTCCCAGAAGGATCAAAGATCAGCGGAAGAGTTTGAGCTATTCAGTTCCATAGGAACGTCGCTCCTCTCCTTCTTCGCCGACCGCCTCAAGGTCCACCTCCGCGAAGCCGGGGCGCGGCACGATCTCGTCGATGCCGTCTTCGCGCTCGAAGGTCAGGACGACCTCCTGCTCGTGGTGAAGCGCGTCGAGGCGCTCGGGCGCTTCCTCGCCACCGAGGACGGAAAGAACCTCCTCGCCGGCACCAAGCGCGCGGCGAATATCCTGCGCATCGAGGAGAAGAAGGACGGCGTCTCCTATGAGGGCGGCGTCGACATGGTGCTGCTGCACGAGCCGGAAGAGCGCGCGCTGGCCGACGCCATCGCCGCGCTCGGCCCGCAGATCGAGCAGGCGCTGGCGCGTGAGGATTTCGAGGCGGCCATGGGCTTCATCGCCCGGCTGCGCGCGCCGGTCGACGCCTTCTTCGACAAGGTGACGGTGAACGCCGAGGACCGGGAGCTGCGCGCCAACCGCCTGCGCCTGCTCGCCGACATCCGCCGCACCACCCGCGCCATTGCCGATTTCGACCGCATCGAGGGCTGA
- a CDS encoding DUF3096 domain-containing protein: protein MEINIVTIQPIVALIAGLLILVMPRLLNYIVALYLIFIGVVGLLGRNGHLPF from the coding sequence ATGGAAATCAACATCGTCACCATCCAGCCGATCGTCGCGCTGATCGCCGGCCTGCTGATCCTCGTGATGCCGCGCCTGCTCAACTATATCGTGGCGCTCTACCTGATCTTCATCGGCGTGGTCGGCCTGCTCGGGCGCAACGGCCACCTGCCGTTCTGA
- a CDS encoding DoxX family protein: MSAILNRLTPHVLSLLRVVASLLLLQHGTTKILGLPATQMSGVSLISPPGIAGVIELVGGVLLLIGLFSRPTAFILSGMTAVAYFYVHAPQDFYPIVNGGELAALYSFVFFYLFFAGPGPWAVDNFRGAGKA; encoded by the coding sequence ATGTCCGCGATACTGAACCGCCTGACGCCGCACGTCCTCAGCCTGCTGCGGGTCGTCGCGTCGCTGCTGCTGCTGCAACACGGTACCACCAAGATTCTCGGCCTTCCCGCGACGCAGATGTCGGGCGTCAGCCTCATCTCACCGCCGGGCATTGCCGGCGTGATCGAGCTGGTCGGCGGCGTGCTGCTGCTGATCGGGCTGTTCTCGCGGCCGACGGCGTTCATCCTGTCGGGCATGACGGCGGTGGCGTATTTCTACGTCCACGCGCCGCAGGACTTCTACCCCATCGTCAATGGCGGCGAGCTGGCGGCGCTGTATTCCTTCGTGTTCTTCTATCTCTTCTTCGCCGGCCCCGGCCCGTGGGCGGTCGACAATTTCCGCGGCGCCGGCAAGGCATGA
- the ppdK gene encoding pyruvate, phosphate dikinase yields MTKWVYTFGDGTAEGAAEMRNLLGGKGANLAEMSNLGLPVPPGFTISTEVCTYYYANGNVYPDSLKADVDAALAHVGALAGRTFGDPANPLLVSVRSGARASMPGMMDTVLNLGLNDVTVEAVARSSGDARFAYDSYRRFIQMYSNVVLDFPHHHFEEVLDGFKDDQGYTLDTDLHADDWKEIVTRYKALVEHELGTPFPQDPHDQLWGAIGAVFGSWMNQRAIVYRRLHQIPESWGTAVNVQAMVFGNMGETSATGVAFTRNPSTGENALYGEFLINAQGEDVVAGIRTPQNITEVARIEAGSDKPSMEKALPEVFTEFVRIAGVLEGHYRDMQDLEFTVERGKLWMLQTRSGKRTAKASLRIAVELANDGVITREEAIGRVDPAALDQLLHPMLDPKAEKKVIGTGLPASPGAASGEIVFSADEAELLKTQGRKVILVRIETSPEDIHGMHAAQGILTTRGGMTSHAAVVARGMGKPCVCGAGTIRVDYVAGTLTSGGVTLKKGDILTIDGATGQVIAGAVPTLQPELSGEFATLMGWADGVRRLKVRANAETPLDARTAKNFGAEGIGLSRTEHMFFDGDRIRSVREMILADDEAGRRAALAKLLAAQRSDFQELFEIMDGLPVTIRLLDPPLHEFLPHTDAEIAEVAQALGVSAAKLAARKREFDEFNPMLGFRGCRLAIAFPEIAEMQARAIFEAAVAAQKSTGKSVVPEIMVPLITGKREFDLVKHDIDTVARQVEAETGVTLEYQVGTMIELPRAALMAGEIAQTAEFFSYGTNDLTQTTYGISRDDAGTFLGTYIAKGIFAVDPFVSIDVDGVGELVKIATERGRAVRPKLKLGICGEHGGDPASVAFCEEVGLDYVSCSPFRVPIARLAAAQAALKTQAASQA; encoded by the coding sequence ATGACGAAATGGGTCTACACCTTCGGCGACGGCACTGCGGAAGGTGCGGCGGAAATGCGCAACCTGCTCGGCGGCAAGGGCGCGAATCTCGCGGAAATGTCGAATCTCGGCCTGCCGGTACCGCCCGGCTTCACCATTTCCACCGAGGTGTGCACCTATTATTACGCCAATGGCAACGTCTACCCGGACAGCCTGAAGGCCGATGTCGACGCCGCGCTCGCCCATGTCGGCGCGCTCGCCGGCCGCACCTTCGGCGACCCCGCCAACCCGCTTCTGGTCTCCGTGCGCTCGGGCGCCCGCGCCTCCATGCCCGGCATGATGGACACGGTGCTCAATCTCGGCCTCAACGACGTCACCGTCGAGGCGGTGGCCCGCTCCTCCGGCGATGCGCGCTTCGCCTATGACAGCTACCGCCGCTTCATCCAGATGTACTCGAACGTGGTGCTGGACTTCCCGCATCATCATTTCGAGGAGGTGCTCGACGGCTTCAAGGACGATCAGGGCTACACGCTCGACACCGACCTGCATGCCGACGACTGGAAGGAAATCGTCACGCGCTACAAGGCGCTGGTCGAGCACGAGCTCGGCACTCCCTTCCCGCAGGACCCGCACGACCAGCTCTGGGGCGCCATCGGCGCCGTGTTCGGCTCGTGGATGAACCAGCGCGCCATCGTCTATCGCCGCCTGCACCAGATCCCCGAGAGCTGGGGCACGGCGGTGAACGTGCAGGCCATGGTGTTCGGCAATATGGGCGAGACCTCCGCCACCGGCGTCGCCTTCACCCGCAACCCCTCCACCGGCGAGAACGCGCTCTATGGCGAGTTCCTGATCAACGCGCAGGGCGAGGACGTGGTGGCGGGCATCCGCACGCCGCAGAACATCACCGAGGTCGCCCGCATCGAGGCCGGCTCCGACAAGCCTTCCATGGAGAAGGCGCTGCCGGAGGTGTTCACCGAGTTCGTCCGCATCGCCGGTGTGCTCGAAGGGCACTACCGCGACATGCAGGACCTCGAATTCACCGTCGAGCGCGGCAAGCTGTGGATGCTGCAGACCCGCTCGGGCAAGCGCACCGCCAAGGCCTCGCTGCGCATCGCGGTCGAACTGGCCAATGACGGCGTGATCACCCGCGAGGAAGCCATCGGCCGCGTCGATCCCGCCGCGCTCGACCAGCTTCTGCACCCGATGCTCGACCCGAAGGCCGAGAAGAAGGTCATCGGCACCGGCCTGCCGGCCTCCCCGGGCGCTGCCTCGGGCGAGATCGTGTTCTCTGCCGACGAGGCGGAGCTGCTCAAGACGCAGGGCCGCAAGGTCATTCTGGTGCGCATCGAGACCTCGCCGGAAGACATTCACGGCATGCACGCCGCCCAGGGCATCCTCACCACGCGCGGCGGCATGACTTCGCACGCGGCGGTGGTGGCGCGCGGCATGGGCAAGCCCTGCGTCTGCGGCGCCGGCACCATCCGCGTCGACTATGTCGCCGGCACTCTGACCTCCGGCGGCGTCACGCTGAAGAAGGGCGACATCCTCACCATCGACGGCGCCACCGGGCAGGTGATCGCCGGCGCGGTGCCCACCCTCCAGCCCGAACTGTCCGGCGAGTTCGCCACGCTGATGGGCTGGGCCGACGGCGTGCGCCGCCTCAAGGTGCGCGCCAATGCGGAGACCCCGCTCGATGCGCGCACGGCGAAGAATTTCGGCGCCGAGGGCATCGGCCTCTCGCGCACCGAGCACATGTTCTTCGACGGCGACCGCATCCGTTCCGTGCGCGAAATGATCCTCGCGGATGACGAGGCGGGCCGCCGCGCCGCGCTCGCCAAGCTGCTCGCCGCGCAGCGCTCGGACTTCCAGGAACTGTTCGAGATAATGGACGGCCTGCCGGTCACGATCCGCCTGCTCGACCCGCCGCTGCACGAATTCCTGCCCCACACCGACGCGGAGATCGCGGAAGTGGCGCAAGCGCTCGGGGTTTCCGCCGCCAAGCTCGCCGCCCGCAAGCGCGAGTTCGACGAGTTCAACCCGATGCTCGGCTTCCGCGGCTGCCGCCTCGCCATCGCCTTCCCGGAGATCGCCGAGATGCAGGCGCGCGCCATCTTCGAGGCCGCCGTGGCGGCGCAGAAATCGACCGGCAAGTCGGTGGTGCCGGAAATCATGGTGCCGCTGATCACCGGCAAGCGCGAGTTCGACCTCGTCAAGCACGACATCGACACGGTGGCGAGGCAGGTCGAGGCCGAGACCGGGGTGACGCTGGAGTACCAGGTCGGCACCATGATCGAGCTGCCGCGCGCCGCACTGATGGCGGGCGAGATCGCGCAGACGGCGGAGTTCTTCTCCTACGGCACCAACGACCTCACCCAGACCACCTACGGCATCTCGCGCGACGATGCCGGCACGTTCCTCGGCACCTATATCGCCAAGGGCATCTTCGCGGTGGACCCCTTCGTCTCGATCGACGTCGACGGCGTGGGCGAGCTGGTGAAGATCGCCACCGAGCGCGGCCGCGCCGTGCGCCCGAAGCTCAAGCTCGGCATCTGCGGCGAGCATGGCGGCGACCCGGCCTCGGTCGCCTTCTGCGAGGAAGTCGGGCTCGATTACGTGTCCTGCTCGCCCTTCCGCGTCCCCATCGCCCGCCTCGCCGCCGCCCAGGCCGCGCTGAAGACGCAGGCGGCAAGTCAGGCGTGA
- the mutS gene encoding DNA mismatch repair protein MutS, translated as MAQYVEIKTANPGSLLFYRMGDFYELFFGDAEIASRTLGIVLTKRGKHQGEDIPMCGVPVERAEEYLNRLIAAGHRVAVCEQIEDPAEAKKRGPKSVVKRDVIRLVTPGTLTEDALLDARRENVLASLARVKGGEGEDGYVYALAFADISTGSFRVAETDTGRLAADLARIEPAELLVADAIYDEPALRPLWRSQPAVTPLPRDSFDGATAERRIAGFYGVATLDSFGSFSRAELAAAGAVVAYIERTQLGARPPLSRPQREASSEAMVIDPATRANLEILRTTTGERTGSLCAAVDRTVTSAGARLLARRLAEPLTDPARIAERLDAVEHLVDESGLRARLRERLSGAPDLARALSRVALGRSGPRDLAAIGRGLSEGAAIAELIAASPAPPELARAAGLLGGIDPALAATLQAALGDELPLNRRDGGFTRAGYSPDLDATRALRDESRRVVASLERRYVEETGVRALKIRHNAVLGYYVEVSQQNADRLREPPFDVVFVHRQTMAGAMRFTSTELAELEAKIASAGERALGLEQRIFDELAALVLAQAEAIRACAEALAAIDVTAALAQLAVDEAHVRPEVDGGLDFAIEGGRHPVVEQALRQERISSGGPFVANDCELSPPEGARAGRIWLLTGPNMAGKSTFLRQNALIAILAQAGAFVPARSARIGVIDRLFSRVGAADDLARGRSTFMVEMVETAAILNQATERSLVILDEIGRGTATFDGLSIAWASLEHLHEANRCRGLFATHFHELTALSQRLPRLVNATVKVKEWEGEVIFLHEVVPGAADRSYGIQVAKLAGLPHAVVERARAVLTELESADRAAPTQRILDDLPLFAALNRAPAPAAPAAKADPAAQAMKTELAGLNPDEMTPREALEALYRLKGMAKGG; from the coding sequence ATGGCGCAGTACGTCGAGATCAAGACCGCCAATCCCGGCAGCCTGCTGTTCTACCGGATGGGCGATTTCTACGAACTGTTCTTCGGCGACGCCGAAATCGCCTCGCGCACGCTCGGCATCGTGCTCACCAAGCGCGGCAAGCATCAGGGCGAGGACATCCCGATGTGCGGCGTTCCGGTGGAACGCGCCGAGGAATATCTCAACCGGCTGATCGCGGCCGGCCACCGCGTCGCCGTCTGCGAGCAGATCGAGGACCCCGCCGAGGCGAAGAAGCGCGGTCCGAAGAGCGTGGTGAAGCGGGACGTCATCCGCCTCGTCACCCCCGGCACGCTGACCGAGGATGCCCTGCTCGACGCGCGGCGCGAGAACGTGCTGGCAAGCCTCGCCCGGGTGAAGGGCGGGGAAGGCGAGGACGGCTATGTCTACGCCCTCGCCTTCGCCGACATCTCCACCGGCTCCTTCCGGGTCGCCGAGACCGACACCGGGCGCTTGGCCGCCGACCTCGCCCGCATCGAGCCGGCGGAACTGCTGGTCGCCGACGCCATCTATGACGAGCCGGCGCTGCGCCCGCTCTGGCGCTCCCAGCCCGCCGTCACCCCGCTGCCGCGCGACAGCTTCGACGGCGCCACCGCCGAGCGGCGCATCGCCGGCTTCTACGGCGTGGCGACGCTCGATTCCTTCGGCAGCTTCTCGCGTGCCGAACTGGCGGCTGCCGGCGCCGTCGTCGCCTATATCGAGCGCACCCAGCTCGGCGCCCGCCCGCCGCTGAGCCGGCCGCAGCGCGAGGCCTCCAGCGAGGCCATGGTGATCGACCCGGCGACGCGGGCGAATCTCGAAATCCTGCGCACCACCACCGGCGAGCGGACGGGGAGCCTGTGCGCGGCGGTGGACCGTACCGTCACCTCGGCCGGGGCGCGCCTGCTCGCCCGGCGCCTTGCCGAGCCGCTGACCGACCCCGCCCGCATCGCGGAACGGCTCGACGCGGTGGAGCATCTGGTCGACGAGAGCGGCCTGCGCGCCCGGTTGCGCGAGCGCCTTTCCGGCGCGCCCGACCTTGCCCGCGCGCTCTCGCGGGTGGCGCTCGGCCGCTCCGGCCCGCGCGACCTTGCCGCCATCGGGCGCGGGCTTTCCGAAGGCGCCGCCATTGCCGAACTGATCGCCGCCTCCCCGGCGCCGCCGGAACTGGCGCGGGCGGCGGGCCTGCTCGGCGGCATCGACCCGGCGCTGGCGGCGACGCTCCAGGCCGCGCTCGGCGACGAGCTGCCGCTCAATCGCCGCGACGGCGGCTTCACCCGGGCCGGCTATTCGCCCGATCTCGACGCCACCCGCGCGCTGCGCGACGAAAGCCGGCGCGTCGTCGCCAGCCTCGAGCGCCGCTATGTCGAGGAAACCGGCGTGCGCGCGCTGAAGATCCGGCACAATGCGGTGCTCGGCTATTATGTCGAGGTCAGCCAGCAGAACGCCGACCGCCTGCGCGAGCCGCCCTTCGATGTCGTCTTCGTGCACCGCCAGACCATGGCGGGGGCGATGCGCTTCACCTCCACCGAGCTTGCCGAGCTGGAGGCGAAGATCGCCAGCGCCGGCGAGCGGGCGCTCGGGCTGGAGCAGCGCATCTTCGACGAGCTGGCCGCGCTGGTGCTGGCGCAGGCGGAAGCCATCCGCGCCTGCGCCGAGGCGCTCGCCGCCATCGACGTCACCGCCGCGCTGGCGCAGCTCGCCGTCGACGAGGCGCATGTGCGCCCCGAGGTCGATGGCGGGCTCGACTTCGCCATCGAGGGCGGGCGCCATCCGGTGGTCGAGCAGGCGCTGCGCCAAGAACGCATCTCCTCGGGTGGGCCGTTCGTGGCCAATGACTGCGAATTGTCGCCGCCCGAGGGGGCGCGCGCGGGCCGCATCTGGCTGCTCACCGGCCCGAACATGGCCGGCAAATCGACGTTCCTGCGCCAGAACGCGCTGATCGCCATTCTCGCCCAGGCCGGCGCCTTCGTCCCCGCGCGGTCCGCCCGCATCGGCGTGATCGACCGGCTGTTCTCGCGCGTCGGCGCGGCGGACGACCTGGCGCGCGGGCGCTCGACCTTCATGGTCGAGATGGTGGAGACCGCCGCCATCCTCAATCAGGCGACCGAGCGCTCGCTCGTCATCCTCGACGAGATCGGGCGCGGCACGGCGACCTTCGACGGCCTGTCCATCGCCTGGGCGAGCCTCGAGCACCTGCACGAGGCGAACCGCTGCCGCGGCCTGTTCGCCACCCATTTCCACGAGCTGACCGCGCTGTCGCAGCGCCTGCCCCGCCTCGTCAACGCGACGGTGAAGGTGAAGGAGTGGGAGGGCGAGGTGATCTTCCTGCATGAGGTGGTGCCCGGCGCGGCGGACCGCTCCTACGGCATCCAGGTCGCCAAGCTCGCCGGCCTCCCGCACGCCGTGGTCGAGCGCGCCCGTGCCGTGCTGACCGAGCTGGAGTCCGCCGACCGCGCCGCGCCGACGCAGCGGATTCTGGACGACCTGCCCCTCTTCGCCGCCCTCAACCGCGCGCCCGCCCCCGCCGCACCGGCGGCCAAGGCCGACCCGGCGGCGCAGGCGATGAAGACCGAACTCGCCGGGCTCAACCCCGACGAGATGACGCCGCGCGAGGCGCTGGAGGCGCTGTACCGGCTGAAGGGGATGGCGAAGGGCGGGTGA
- a CDS encoding MmcB family DNA repair protein — protein sequence MSDTSFHDPLAGLVLPEDGRQSETARGIQRGAMRYLAARGMVGVPEFCLASGRRADIAALDARGEVWVVEIKSSVIDFRTDRKWTDYRLHCDRLLFAVGPDFPLDILPEDAGILVADPFGGGLVREAPHHPMPGATRKALTLRFARAAAGRLMGLMDPEALRGIEL from the coding sequence ATGAGCGACACCTCTTTCCACGACCCTCTCGCCGGCCTCGTCCTGCCGGAAGACGGTCGGCAATCGGAGACCGCGCGCGGCATCCAGCGCGGGGCGATGCGCTATCTGGCGGCGCGCGGCATGGTCGGCGTGCCGGAATTCTGCCTCGCCTCCGGAAGACGGGCCGACATCGCGGCGCTCGACGCGCGCGGCGAGGTGTGGGTGGTCGAGATCAAATCCTCGGTCATCGACTTCCGCACCGACCGCAAATGGACCGACTACCGGCTCCATTGCGACCGGCTGCTCTTCGCCGTCGGTCCCGACTTCCCGCTCGACATATTGCCGGAGGACGCCGGCATACTGGTCGCCGACCCGTTCGGCGGCGGGCTGGTGCGCGAGGCGCCGCACCACCCGATGCCGGGCGCGACGCGCAAGGCGCTGACGCTGCGCTTCGCCCGCGCCGCCGCCGGCCGGCTGATGGGGCTGATGGACCCCGAGGCGCTGCGCGGGATCGAGCTTTGA